GTGATCAGATACCCCATGAACTTACCAGCCCCCCACATCGAAAGTGCACTTCTCAGCATTTAGGTGCAACTTATGTTTCCGGAGCACCTCAAACGCTCCCCGAAGATCTTCTACATGCCGTGCTTCCTGTTTACTCTTCACTACCACATCATCGATGTATACTTCTACCGTGCACCCAACTTTGTCTCGAAACATCCTTGTCATCATCCGTTGGTATGTGGCTCTGGCGCTCTTCAATCCAAATGGCATCATGTtatagtgatagtttgcatCCGAGAAGATGAATGCTATCTTTTCTCAGTCCTTAAGAGCCAAGGCAATCTGATGATACCCCTGAAAAGCGTCCAAGAAGATCATCCTCAGGTGCCCGTATGTGGCATCTACCGATTGGTCTATCTTCGGCATAGGGAGCGGGTCTTTCGGGCATGCCTGGTTTAAGTCTATGAAGTCCACACAAACCCTCCACttgccgttcttcttcttcactatcACGGTGTTTGCTAGCCATTCTGGGAAAAAGATCTCTCTTATCACCCCAGCTTCCTTCAGCCTCTGGACTTCCAACTTTACCACGTCAACATGCTCTTTGGCCGCTCTTCTCGGCTTCTGCTTCTTCGGGGGGAATGACGGGTCCACATTGAGCTTATGAACAATGAACTCGGGGTCTACCTCGAGCACTTTGTACAAactccatgcaaagacatccACATTTTACATAAGGAATAACAACATTTCTATCTTATCCTGGTTCTTCATGCTCGTCCCTATTTGAAAATACTTGTCAATGTCTGGAAAGATTTTAACCTTCATCAGCTTCTCAGCACAACTTGCCCCCACTTCTTCTCGggcttctgtaattgctatgaagaTGCTTTCTCGGTGGTTTCCTTTTGTTCAACCTGCTTACCCTTCCATTTGACCGCGGCGACTAGGCATTGCCTGGCCAATTGCTAGTTCCCTCGTACTACGACAACTCCATGCTCGGTAGGAAATTTAACCTTCATATGCAAGGTGGACAAAACAGCCCTCATTGCATGAATCCACGGCCTTTCCAGGATTGCCGTGTATGGGGAGAATGATCTTACTACTATGAAGGTGACCATCACTTCCTTGCCCTCCATATTTACCGGAAGGGAAATTTGACTTTCGGGAATCACAACTCTTCCATCAAATGAGACTAATGGCGTATCATACTTCGTCAAGTCCTGATTTTTTAATCCAAGCCCATCGAATAGATCTAGGTACATTACGTCGGCTCCACTTCCTTGGTCTATCATCACCCTTTTCACTAAGAAGTCGCTTATCCGCGCTGTTACTACCAACGCATCATCATGCAGTTGAATTGTTCCCTCCAGATCTTCCTCGTCAAAAGAGATTGCCAGCCGGCCAACTTTCATCCTCTTTTCGGGTGATTGTTTCTTTGTGCAAGTTTCTTTGGGTGCCACTGTCAATACTCCTCTTCTGTTTACAGTCGCACCCCTCGAAGCAGCATGGATGACCTCGATCACCCCCAATGGTGGCGGAAGAGGGTTCCTTTTTTGCTGAGCGCCATGACCGGCATCCCGGTTTCCAAAATCCACTATGAACTCTTTCAAATATCCTACCTTCACTAGTTGCCccagatgatcttttaatacctggtactgctcggtggtgtgcccTTTATCCTTGTGGTATGTGCAATACAAGTTTTGATTCCTCCGAGACGGGTCGCCCCCTATCTTGTTCGGCCATCTGAAGAACGGTTCGTTCTTAATCCGGTCTAAAATCTTGTGTATCGGCTCTTTGAATGCTACATTCACCCCTCCCATTTGCGCTTCCAGTTCCTACATCCTAAAATCCTTCCTTGGTCTCGGGGGAAAAACGCCCTGCCGGGAACAATTTAGCAACGGGGCCTTACCTTTATTCTGCAGGCGATCATCCTCGAGACATTTATACTCCTTAATACGCCTCataagttgcctcatatcctcgggagATCTTTTCCTCAACGACTCTCGTAGTTCAGAGTCCTTGGGCAGCCCCATCCTGAAAGTGCTTGCTGCAATCTTCTCATTACCCCCACCGATTTCATTGTATAGCTCCCAATACCGACTGGCATAACTCTAAAGGGTTTCGCCAACCCTCATCTTTATGGATAGCAATGCGTCCATCGGTTGTGGCACCCGGTTGCACGTCATGATTGGAGTGCCAAACTCCTGGATCAACTCGGCAAAACTATGAATGAAACCTTTTTGTAACCCATTAAACCATCTCAAAGC
This genomic stretch from Quercus lobata isolate SW786 chromosome 3, ValleyOak3.0 Primary Assembly, whole genome shotgun sequence harbors:
- the LOC115980645 gene encoding uncharacterized protein LOC115980645; its protein translation is MSRALQRAAQLPFSSEIERAPMPSRFTRPLFNSYDGKTDSVEHVSHYIHMMSLHAHNDALMCKVFLSSLGSTALRWFNGLQKGFIHSFAELIQEFGTPIMTCNRSYASRYWELYNEIGGGNEKIAASTFRMGLPKDSELRESLRKRSPEDMRQLMRRIKEYKCLEDDRLQNKGKAPLLNCSRQGVFPPRPRKDFRM
- the LOC115980644 gene encoding uncharacterized protein LOC115980644, with product MGGVNVAFKEPIHKILDRIKNEPFFRWPNKIGGDPSRRNQNLYCTYHKDKGHTTEQYQVLKDHLGQLVKVGYLKEFIVDFGNRDAGHGAQQKRNPLPPPLGVIEVIHAASRGATVNRRGVLTVAPKETCTKKQSPEKRMKVGRLAISFDEEDLEGTIQLHDDALVVTARISDFLVKRVMIDQGSGADVMYLDLFDGLGLKNQDLTKYDTPLVSFDGRVVIPESQISLPVNMEGKEVMVTFIVVRSFSPYTAILERPWIHAMRAVLSTLHMKVKFPTEHGVVVVRGN